The following proteins are co-located in the Salinirubrum litoreum genome:
- a CDS encoding glycerol dehydrogenase, with protein sequence MTRSFVSAPRYVQGVGVLSELGSHVEGVGTTALVITDDVVHDVVVDGIDGPFSGGAATYHAVRFGGECTDAEITRLSAIARDRDADVIVGAGGGKAIDVAKAVRGRVGGALVSLPTIASTDAPTSGISVVYSEDGRLDGGIVHDRRPDLVLVDTGVVARAPTRWFVSGVGDALATRFEATATVESGGETVAGGQPTRAGVALARQCYEVLRSSAPAAVTAVNDGTVTDAVEETTEAIVLLSGLGFENGGLAAAHAVHDGIVSAVETDATHGEKVCFGLLTQLVLEGRETSTVREVARFASDLGLPVTLDAIGVPTDRVDAVAEAACSSRTSMGNQPGNPTPADVESALLGADDVGHSL encoded by the coding sequence ATGACACGCTCCTTCGTTTCGGCTCCTCGGTACGTCCAGGGCGTCGGAGTCCTGAGCGAACTCGGCTCTCACGTGGAAGGGGTGGGTACCACCGCGCTGGTGATCACCGACGACGTCGTCCACGACGTCGTCGTCGACGGGATCGACGGGCCGTTCTCGGGGGGCGCGGCGACGTATCACGCCGTACGGTTCGGCGGTGAGTGTACCGACGCCGAGATAACTCGGCTCTCGGCGATCGCTCGAGACCGGGACGCAGACGTGATCGTGGGGGCGGGCGGGGGGAAGGCGATCGACGTCGCGAAGGCCGTCCGCGGACGGGTCGGCGGTGCGCTCGTCTCTCTGCCCACGATCGCCTCGACGGACGCGCCGACGAGCGGTATCTCGGTCGTGTACTCGGAGGACGGTCGACTCGACGGCGGGATCGTCCACGACCGCCGCCCGGATCTGGTCCTCGTCGACACGGGAGTCGTGGCGCGAGCACCGACTCGATGGTTCGTCTCCGGTGTCGGTGACGCACTCGCCACGCGGTTCGAGGCAACCGCGACGGTGGAGAGTGGCGGGGAGACGGTCGCGGGGGGACAGCCGACACGGGCGGGGGTCGCACTCGCGAGACAGTGTTACGAGGTCCTCCGCTCGTCCGCGCCCGCGGCGGTGACGGCGGTGAACGACGGAACCGTCACGGACGCCGTCGAGGAGACGACGGAGGCCATCGTCCTCCTCTCCGGGCTGGGCTTCGAGAACGGTGGACTCGCCGCCGCACACGCGGTTCACGACGGGATCGTGTCCGCGGTCGAGACCGACGCGACACACGGGGAGAAGGTCTGCTTCGGCTTGCTCACGCAACTCGTCCTCGAGGGTCGAGAGACGTCGACTGTTCGTGAGGTCGCCCGGTTCGCCAGCGACCTCGGGCTCCCGGTGACGCTCGACGCGATCGGCGTCCCCACCGACCGCGTCGACGCCGTCGCCGAGGCCGCGTGCAGTAGTCGCACGTCGATGGGCAACCAACCGGGGAACCCGACGCCAGCGGACGTCGAATCGGCGTTGCTGGGTGCAGACGACGTCGGCCACTCGCTGTAG
- a CDS encoding IclR family transcriptional regulator domain-containing protein produces MAEDHDDDDDRHTVQTAQTTFRVLDAVRAREQAGVTELAAALDMSKSAVHRHLATLVAEDRVEKHDGEYRRALRETAGADVVFEIVEVLKELGRATPAEVATAVDRSERTVSHYLSWLETKQYVTRQGETYQNGLRFLDIGERVKHGTGIFDIAVEQVDALAEESGELALLSVLEHGQNVLLYKSSGADAIQTSHEIGLREPLHCSGLGKSILSALPRERVEQIVDEHGLPAFTENTITDREELFAELDRTRDRGFAIDDEEAKPGIRCIAAPVVIGDGKLYGAVSITAPESRIHGERLEETLPEAVTGAANVIEVNSIYV; encoded by the coding sequence ATGGCCGAGGATCACGACGACGACGACGACCGGCACACCGTGCAGACGGCACAGACGACCTTCCGCGTCCTCGACGCGGTACGGGCGCGCGAACAGGCCGGTGTCACGGAACTCGCGGCGGCACTGGACATGTCGAAGAGTGCCGTCCACCGACATCTCGCGACGCTCGTCGCGGAGGACCGCGTCGAGAAGCACGACGGCGAGTACCGGCGCGCGCTCCGCGAGACGGCGGGTGCAGACGTCGTCTTCGAGATCGTCGAAGTGCTGAAGGAACTCGGACGGGCGACGCCTGCAGAGGTCGCCACGGCCGTCGACAGGTCGGAGCGCACCGTCTCGCACTACCTCTCGTGGCTCGAAACGAAGCAGTACGTCACCCGACAGGGCGAGACGTACCAGAACGGACTGCGATTCCTCGACATCGGCGAGCGTGTGAAACACGGCACGGGGATCTTCGACATCGCGGTCGAACAGGTCGACGCCCTCGCCGAGGAGAGCGGCGAACTCGCGCTGTTGAGCGTTCTGGAACACGGACAGAACGTCCTCCTGTACAAGTCGAGCGGGGCCGACGCCATTCAGACCTCCCACGAGATCGGGCTCCGAGAGCCACTCCACTGTAGCGGCCTGGGGAAGTCGATCCTCTCGGCACTCCCTCGCGAGCGAGTCGAACAGATCGTCGACGAACACGGCCTGCCGGCGTTCACCGAGAACACGATCACCGACCGCGAGGAACTGTTCGCGGAACTGGATCGGACCCGTGATCGAGGGTTCGCGATCGACGACGAGGAGGCGAAGCCGGGCATCCGGTGTATCGCAGCACCCGTCGTCATCGGCGACGGGAAACTCTACGGGGCCGTCAGCATCACGGCACCGGAGAGTCGGATCCACGGAGAGCGGCTAGAAGAGACGCTTCCCGAGGCCGTCACGGGGGCGGCGAACGTCATCGAAGTGAACTCGATATACGTCTGA
- a CDS encoding ABC transporter ATP-binding protein, producing MSGVTFRDVKKMYGDILAVENVDLGIEDGEFVSILGPSGSGKSTVLRMVAGLEEISAGEIAIGDRVINDVHPRDRGIAMVFQNYALYPHMTVKENMSYGLRLTTDLSSEEIDTRVVEAAEMLGIEEHLDKKPANLSGGQQQRVATGRAIVREPEVFLMDEPLSNLDAKLKMHMRTELQRIQEDLDTTTLYVTHDQEEAMTMSDRIVIIANGTIQQVGTPDEIYNHPANMFVADFIGSPAMNQFDVRLDGTTLVGDGFEYDLSDRLAERARSNLTGDRLVLGIRPEDIRLAEESGGNTIETRVDVVEPVGSDNYLYVTLAGQECTVRADADVRPSTGDSALVTFDESDVHLFDAETETNVLTQTDEPLTPTA from the coding sequence ATGAGTGGAGTCACATTCAGAGACGTCAAGAAGATGTACGGCGACATCCTCGCCGTCGAGAACGTGGACCTCGGTATCGAGGACGGGGAGTTCGTCTCCATTCTCGGGCCGTCGGGGTCGGGGAAGTCGACCGTCCTGCGGATGGTGGCGGGCTTAGAAGAGATCAGTGCGGGTGAGATCGCCATCGGTGACCGCGTCATCAACGACGTTCACCCACGGGATCGGGGTATCGCGATGGTGTTCCAGAACTACGCGCTGTACCCGCACATGACGGTCAAGGAGAACATGTCGTACGGGCTTCGCCTGACGACCGACCTCTCCAGCGAGGAGATCGACACGCGCGTCGTCGAGGCCGCTGAGATGCTCGGCATCGAGGAACACCTGGACAAGAAGCCCGCGAACCTCTCGGGGGGACAACAGCAACGCGTCGCAACCGGCCGCGCCATCGTTCGAGAACCCGAGGTCTTCCTGATGGACGAGCCGTTGTCGAACCTCGACGCGAAGCTGAAGATGCACATGCGCACCGAACTCCAGCGCATCCAGGAGGATCTCGACACGACGACCCTCTACGTCACACACGATCAGGAGGAGGCGATGACGATGTCCGACCGGATCGTCATCATCGCCAACGGGACGATCCAGCAGGTGGGGACGCCCGACGAGATCTACAACCACCCGGCGAACATGTTCGTCGCCGACTTCATCGGGAGTCCCGCGATGAACCAGTTCGACGTTCGGCTCGACGGGACGACGCTCGTCGGCGACGGCTTCGAGTACGACCTCTCGGATCGACTCGCTGAACGAGCTCGGTCGAACCTGACCGGCGACCGACTCGTCCTCGGCATCCGTCCCGAAGACATCCGACTGGCCGAGGAGTCCGGCGGAAACACGATCGAGACACGCGTCGACGTGGTCGAACCCGTCGGGTCGGACAACTACCTCTACGTGACGCTCGCCGGCCAGGAGTGTACGGTCCGTGCAGACGCCGACGTGCGCCCGTCGACCGGTGACTCCGCGCTCGTGACCTTCGACGAGTCCGACGTCCACCTGTTCGACGCCGAGACCGAGACGAACGTGCTCACGCAGACGGACGAACCCCTCACGCCGACCGCGTGA
- a CDS encoding ABC transporter substrate-binding protein has protein sequence MVRKQSDSSASRRRFIKVAGATGIAGLAGCLGGGGGGGGTAGSSGSGTTTLQFWTLFAGGDGEAMKSMVDQFNEEHDSIQVERQRQPFAEYYDKLFTAMTGGNAPDLAVFHTTELQRFVQAMQPLGDLLSSGASDAYVSSIWDQTQFDGSRVALPLDTHPNGLYYNKDIFEEAGLDPESPPTSFSELTEAANTIESETDKLAFSPDPYNLYQVRQYIAWLRGRGGTFLNEDKTSAEFGDAEGTALGEFYGNITNEWGWDRPDATENRGTKAFRSGDMAMTINGTWYYGVLQSQDFEWGMTQPFVGPEQSTDLTWANSHTLGVPAGTDKAQAATEVAEWLTQNSLTWGTDAGHLPAASGVLESDDLRSATVWEKTLSTYNEMAQNGALAYMPSTENNQDYQRPVNKAIQQIYSGQAEAADVIPSAAEQVTSNLQG, from the coding sequence ATGGTTCGCAAGCAGAGCGACTCCTCGGCGAGTAGGCGCAGGTTTATCAAAGTAGCCGGTGCGACCGGAATCGCCGGCCTCGCGGGATGTCTCGGTGGCGGTGGTGGGGGCGGCGGAACTGCCGGTAGTTCCGGTTCCGGGACGACGACCCTGCAGTTCTGGACGCTGTTCGCCGGCGGTGACGGCGAAGCGATGAAGTCGATGGTCGACCAGTTCAACGAAGAACACGACTCGATCCAGGTCGAACGGCAACGCCAGCCGTTCGCCGAGTACTACGACAAACTGTTCACGGCGATGACGGGCGGCAACGCGCCGGACCTCGCGGTGTTCCACACCACGGAACTCCAGCGATTCGTCCAGGCGATGCAACCGCTCGGAGACTTGCTCTCGTCCGGCGCGAGTGACGCGTACGTCTCGTCCATCTGGGACCAGACCCAGTTCGACGGCTCACGTGTCGCACTGCCGCTCGACACGCACCCGAACGGGCTCTACTACAACAAGGACATCTTCGAGGAGGCCGGTCTCGACCCGGAGAGTCCGCCGACCTCCTTCTCGGAACTCACGGAGGCCGCGAACACGATCGAGTCCGAGACGGACAAACTCGCGTTCAGCCCGGACCCGTACAACCTCTATCAGGTCCGCCAGTACATCGCGTGGCTCCGTGGCCGTGGCGGCACGTTCCTGAACGAAGACAAGACCAGCGCCGAGTTCGGTGACGCCGAGGGGACGGCCCTCGGCGAGTTCTACGGGAACATCACCAACGAGTGGGGCTGGGACCGGCCCGACGCGACGGAGAATCGCGGAACCAAGGCCTTCCGCTCGGGCGACATGGCGATGACGATCAACGGCACCTGGTACTACGGCGTCCTCCAGTCGCAGGACTTCGAGTGGGGCATGACCCAGCCGTTCGTCGGTCCCGAGCAGTCGACCGACCTCACGTGGGCCAACAGCCACACCCTCGGCGTCCCGGCCGGGACGGACAAGGCGCAGGCGGCCACGGAAGTCGCGGAGTGGCTCACGCAGAACAGCCTCACGTGGGGGACGGACGCGGGTCACCTGCCGGCGGCGTCCGGCGTCCTCGAGTCCGACGACCTGCGCTCGGCGACCGTCTGGGAGAAGACGCTCTCGACGTACAACGAGATGGCACAGAACGGGGCGCTCGCCTACATGCCGAGTACCGAGAACAACCAGGACTACCAGCGGCCGGTCAACAAGGCGATCCAGCAGATCTACTCCGGTCAGGCGGAGGCCGCCGACGTGATCCCGAGCGCCGCCGAGCAAGTCACGAGTAACCTCCAGGGATGA
- a CDS encoding carbohydrate ABC transporter permease: MATEDRLSVRRKLRSIDLSDGETRDGILFALPYFALFSVFLLYPLVKGFYMSLFDWNAFAPAQSEFILFENYARMLGDPAFWKSVRATVVFVVLTVPTLVVLGLALALGVNRDIKGKRVLRTVFFSPYVLTVSVVSLIWAELYAPQYGAINYYVGYLVQNPPSWLNSFTWAMPAIAIATIWWTVGFNFVILLAARQSVPERLYEAAKIDGASSWRAFKDITVPQMRSAIVFVTTVQFIWSFQVFGQAYIMTNGGPGESTQTLVMYLFRMAFNEGQFGYAAAVGYFLFFVLVAVSLGNYYFVSGGESA; this comes from the coding sequence ATGGCAACTGAAGATCGGCTGTCGGTGAGACGAAAGCTCCGGTCGATAGACCTCAGTGACGGCGAGACGCGCGACGGGATCCTGTTCGCACTCCCGTACTTCGCGCTGTTCTCGGTGTTCCTGCTGTACCCCCTGGTGAAGGGGTTCTACATGAGCCTCTTCGACTGGAACGCGTTCGCCCCGGCACAGTCGGAGTTCATCCTCTTCGAGAACTACGCGCGGATGCTGGGCGATCCGGCGTTCTGGAAGTCGGTCAGGGCCACGGTCGTCTTCGTCGTCCTGACCGTCCCGACGCTCGTCGTCCTGGGGCTGGCACTGGCACTGGGCGTCAATCGTGACATCAAGGGGAAGCGCGTGCTCCGGACGGTGTTCTTCAGCCCGTACGTGCTGACCGTCTCTGTCGTCTCGCTGATCTGGGCGGAGCTGTACGCCCCCCAGTACGGGGCGATCAACTACTACGTCGGATACCTCGTCCAGAACCCCCCGTCGTGGCTGAACTCGTTCACCTGGGCGATGCCGGCGATCGCCATCGCGACGATCTGGTGGACCGTCGGGTTCAACTTCGTCATCCTCCTCGCCGCCCGGCAGAGCGTGCCGGAGCGACTCTACGAGGCGGCGAAGATCGACGGCGCGAGTTCCTGGCGTGCGTTCAAAGACATCACCGTCCCACAGATGCGGTCGGCGATCGTCTTCGTCACGACGGTGCAGTTCATCTGGTCGTTCCAGGTGTTCGGACAGGCGTACATCATGACCAACGGTGGGCCGGGCGAGTCGACCCAGACGCTCGTGATGTATCTCTTCCGGATGGCGTTCAACGAGGGACAGTTCGGCTACGCGGCCGCCGTGGGCTACTTCCTGTTCTTCGTCCTGGTGGCCGTGTCGCTGGGGAACTACTACTTCGTCAGCGGAGGTGAGAGCGCGTGA